One genomic segment of Mycolicibacterium gilvum includes these proteins:
- a CDS encoding DMT family transporter — protein MPNSWPDPEGDSAGATAPRPARPLRMLVIALAWGSCFVLVVVGMRDAPLLWFAALRALVAGLALLAATVLSGHAGRRLPRGGGAWALIVVLALTNVAVAFAAMFASVTGATTGVAAVLSNSTPLLVVLPAWWLYGERPGVAVSVGIALGFGGLLLVAAPAGGGRGATLALAAAVGITTGALLARRLSGVDLLALGAGQFLLGGAVLALTALLIDGPPTAITWSVRFVAVLAVLGLATTALPYLLWFTELQRATLTSVTAWTLLVPVVGIVLGAVLLGERPTLVEGLGNAVVLAALAVVTHANRAASQTVPAPNGQPPTSRGRVL, from the coding sequence ATGCCTAACTCATGGCCTGACCCCGAAGGCGATTCTGCAGGTGCCACCGCGCCCCGGCCGGCACGTCCGTTGCGGATGTTGGTGATTGCGCTGGCATGGGGTTCGTGCTTTGTGCTGGTCGTGGTAGGGATGCGGGATGCGCCGCTGCTGTGGTTCGCCGCGCTGCGGGCCTTGGTTGCCGGGCTGGCGCTGTTGGCGGCCACCGTACTCAGTGGACACGCTGGCAGACGGCTTCCCCGAGGCGGCGGCGCGTGGGCGTTGATTGTGGTGCTAGCGCTGACCAATGTCGCTGTCGCGTTCGCGGCAATGTTCGCCAGTGTCACCGGTGCCACGACCGGGGTCGCGGCAGTGCTGAGCAACTCGACACCCCTGCTGGTGGTACTGCCAGCGTGGTGGCTCTACGGCGAACGGCCCGGGGTCGCGGTGAGCGTCGGCATCGCGTTGGGGTTTGGTGGGCTGCTTCTGGTCGCGGCCCCGGCGGGCGGCGGTCGTGGGGCCACTCTGGCCCTGGCCGCCGCGGTCGGCATCACCACCGGAGCGTTGCTCGCGCGCCGGTTGTCTGGTGTGGACTTGCTCGCGTTGGGTGCCGGACAGTTTCTGCTCGGCGGCGCCGTCCTGGCGCTGACCGCTCTGCTGATCGATGGACCGCCGACCGCCATCACCTGGAGTGTGCGCTTCGTGGCTGTGCTGGCCGTGTTGGGGCTAGCAACGACCGCGCTGCCTTACCTGCTGTGGTTCACCGAATTGCAGCGCGCCACGCTGACCTCGGTCACCGCCTGGACTTTGTTGGTACCAGTTGTCGGCATTGTCCTGGGGGCGGTACTGCTCGGAGAACGTCCCACCCTCGTTGAGGGCCTGGGCAATGCGGTCGTGCTGGCCGCGCTGGCGGTAGTGACTCACGCCAACCGCGCAGCGAGCCAAACGGTTCCGGCTCCGAATGGCCAACCACCGACATCCCGGGGGCGGGTCCTATGA
- a CDS encoding IS701 family transposase gives MRNAGALMLGLVCDIDRKNCWTLAERCGHSSPDRMQHLLARAKWDAEGVRDDLRAYVVDHLGDDEAILIVDETGDVKKGTHTVGTQRQYTGTAGRIENAQVAVYLAYAGPNSHALVDRELYLPKSWIDDSERRQCAGVPTDVEFATKPALAERMITRAVAAGVPARWATGDEVYGADPDLRAAIAAQGLGYVLAVGSNRTVTTSTGSQRVDELARSLPRRAWRRVSAGTGAKGQRWYSWTLVEITDAEPGHHHLLVRRNDKTAELAYYRCYSPNPVTLADYVRVAGRRWKVEESFQAGKGLAGLDEHQVRTWTSWHRWVTLSMLAHAFLVVTTAAQRRSDEPDDQTGQTLITLTVNEFRRLFIALVLQPLHAVADVLAWSTWRRRHQTRARTYHYRKQHQQQ, from the coding sequence CTGCGCAACGCCGGCGCGTTGATGCTCGGGTTGGTCTGTGACATTGACCGTAAGAACTGTTGGACGCTGGCCGAGCGTTGCGGCCACAGCAGCCCGGACCGGATGCAGCATCTGCTGGCGCGGGCGAAGTGGGACGCCGAGGGAGTGCGTGATGATCTTCGCGCCTACGTGGTCGACCACCTCGGCGATGACGAGGCGATCCTGATCGTCGATGAGACTGGAGACGTGAAGAAGGGCACTCATACCGTCGGGACTCAGCGCCAGTACACCGGTACCGCGGGCAGGATCGAAAACGCCCAAGTCGCTGTGTATTTGGCCTATGCGGGGCCCAACAGTCACGCACTGGTGGACCGCGAGCTATACCTGCCGAAGTCGTGGATCGACGACTCGGAACGCCGTCAGTGCGCCGGGGTGCCCACCGATGTCGAGTTCGCCACCAAACCTGCGCTGGCCGAGCGGATGATCACTCGTGCTGTGGCCGCCGGAGTCCCTGCGCGATGGGCCACCGGCGACGAGGTCTACGGCGCCGACCCCGACCTGCGCGCCGCGATCGCCGCCCAGGGGCTGGGCTATGTGCTGGCCGTCGGGTCCAATCGCACCGTCACCACCAGTACGGGCAGCCAGCGAGTAGACGAGCTTGCCCGGTCTCTGCCGCGGCGGGCCTGGCGGCGCGTCAGCGCCGGAACCGGCGCCAAGGGCCAACGCTGGTACTCCTGGACGTTGGTCGAAATCACCGACGCCGAGCCCGGCCACCATCACCTGCTGGTGCGCCGCAACGACAAGACCGCTGAATTGGCCTATTACCGCTGCTACAGCCCCAATCCGGTCACCCTGGCCGACTACGTACGGGTCGCCGGGCGGCGCTGGAAGGTCGAGGAATCGTTTCAAGCCGGCAAGGGCCTGGCCGGGCTCGACGAGCACCAGGTACGGACCTGGACCTCTTGGCACCGCTGGGTCACCCTATCCATGCTTGCCCATGCCTTCCTCGTCGTCACGACCGCCGCTCAACGGCGCAGCGACGAACCCGACGACCAGACCGGCCAGACACTGATCACGTTGACAGTCAATGAATTCCGCAGACTCTTCATCGCCCTGGTATTGCAGCCGCTACACGCGGTTGCCGACGTCCTCGCCTGGTCCACCTGGCGGCGACGACATCAAACGAGAGCCCGCACCTACCATTACCGCAAACAACATCAACAACAATGA
- a CDS encoding IS110 family transposase yields the protein MSVHGAPVTSSTIVVAVDVGKTSAVFSVTDAARHRLLTPSEFAMNRSGLIAATTRVMAAVPASGQVKVAVEAAGHYHRPVLDHRWPEGWEVVELNPAHVAEQRRVQGRRRIKTDVIDLEAITELVLSGHGCSVVDRDVVIGELSAWAAHRSRRVATRSATKNQLLGQLDRAFPGLTLALPDVLATRIGRLVAAEFSDPARLAGLGVSRLIRFAATRDLQLRRPVAERLVAAARDALPTRDAMIARQILAADMNLLADLDDQIQSAEAALGELLPRSPYATLTSVPGWGVVRVSNYAAALGDPKRWPGPRQIYRASGLSPMQYESAHKRRDGGISREGSVALRRALIDLGMGLWLSEPAAKTYAHGLKDRGKPGGVVACALAHRANRIAHALVRDHATYEPTRWA from the coding sequence GTGTCTGTGCATGGAGCTCCAGTCACGTCGTCCACCATCGTCGTTGCCGTCGATGTCGGCAAGACTTCTGCAGTGTTTTCGGTGACCGACGCGGCTCGACATCGATTGCTCACGCCGTCGGAGTTCGCGATGAACCGGTCGGGTTTGATCGCTGCGACGACTCGCGTGATGGCCGCGGTGCCTGCGTCGGGGCAGGTCAAGGTCGCCGTGGAGGCTGCCGGCCATTATCACCGACCAGTGCTCGACCATCGGTGGCCCGAGGGGTGGGAAGTGGTGGAACTCAATCCCGCTCATGTCGCCGAGCAACGCCGAGTGCAGGGCCGGCGACGGATCAAGACCGACGTCATCGACTTGGAGGCGATCACCGAACTCGTGCTGAGTGGACACGGTTGCTCGGTCGTCGACCGTGATGTCGTGATCGGCGAACTCAGTGCTTGGGCTGCGCATCGGAGCCGACGAGTGGCCACGCGCAGTGCGACGAAGAACCAGTTGCTCGGTCAATTGGATCGGGCGTTTCCCGGACTGACCCTGGCGCTGCCCGACGTGCTGGCCACCAGGATCGGCCGGCTGGTCGCCGCCGAATTCTCCGACCCGGCCCGTCTGGCAGGGCTCGGAGTCAGCCGGCTGATCCGGTTCGCCGCGACCCGGGATCTGCAGCTGCGTCGTCCGGTCGCGGAGCGTTTGGTCGCTGCGGCCCGCGATGCACTGCCGACCCGCGACGCGATGATCGCCCGCCAGATCCTGGCCGCCGACATGAACTTGCTGGCCGACCTCGACGACCAAATCCAATCCGCGGAGGCCGCACTGGGAGAGCTGCTACCGCGCAGCCCCTACGCGACGTTGACCTCGGTGCCGGGCTGGGGCGTGGTGCGGGTATCCAATTACGCTGCTGCCCTTGGTGACCCGAAGCGGTGGCCGGGACCGCGGCAAATCTATCGTGCGTCGGGGCTGTCTCCGATGCAGTACGAATCGGCGCACAAGCGCCGCGATGGCGGCATCAGCCGTGAAGGCAGCGTGGCGCTGCGCCGCGCCCTGATCGACCTCGGCATGGGCCTGTGGCTCAGTGAACCGGCAGCCAAGACCTACGCCCACGGGCTAAAGGACCGCGGCAAGCCCGGCGGCGTCGTCGCCTGCGCGTTGGCTCATCGTGCCAACCGCATCGCTCATGCACTGGTTCGCGACCACGCCACCTACGAACCGACCCGCTGGGCCTGA
- a CDS encoding SHOCT domain-containing protein has protein sequence MMFWYDHNMGWWGYAGMGIGMVLVWVLIIVGIVALIRFTSGRPQDTQAPRGDAPTPEQLLSARFASGEIDETQYRERLAVLREGDRR, from the coding sequence ATGATGTTTTGGTACGACCACAATATGGGGTGGTGGGGATACGCCGGGATGGGCATCGGGATGGTGCTGGTCTGGGTCCTCATCATCGTCGGCATTGTCGCTCTGATCCGATTCACCTCGGGCCGCCCGCAAGACACGCAAGCACCACGCGGTGACGCGCCCACACCCGAACAACTGCTGTCAGCGAGATTCGCCAGCGGCGAGATCGACGAAACGCAATACCGCGAACGGCTGGCGGTACTGCGCGAAGGTGATCGCCGGTGA
- a CDS encoding L,D-transpeptidase, translating to MPQPIWPVAFPSSARWVRTTVVAAATLLIVSACSVSPTAAPAPEVITDKGTPYADLLVPELQASVTDGAIGVAVDSPVTVSAGDGVLGQVSLTNEAGDLVDGQLSPDGVSWSSAEPLGYNKQYTLHAEAQGLGGTTSTSATFETHSPDNLTMPYVLPNNGETVGIGQPIAIRFDEPIMNRVVAQQAITVTTSPPVEGAFYWLSNREVRWRPAEYWEPGTNVEVSVKAYGVDFGDGLFGQDDVTTRFTIGDQIIATADDATKTMTVRRNGEVVKTMPISMGKAKTPTDNGAYIIGDRYSFLVMDSSTYGVPVNSPDGYRTEVEWATQMSYSGIYVHSAPWSVGSQGIANVSHGCLNVNPANARWFYDNTRRGDIVEVINTTGATLSGTDGLGDWNIPWEQWKAGNANL from the coding sequence ATGCCGCAACCAATTTGGCCCGTAGCTTTCCCCTCCTCCGCGAGGTGGGTGCGGACGACCGTCGTCGCCGCGGCGACGCTGCTGATCGTGTCTGCCTGCTCGGTGTCCCCCACCGCGGCACCTGCGCCCGAAGTAATCACCGACAAGGGCACCCCCTACGCCGACCTGTTGGTACCCGAACTTCAAGCATCCGTCACCGATGGAGCCATCGGTGTTGCCGTCGACTCTCCAGTGACCGTGAGCGCCGGAGACGGAGTTCTTGGGCAGGTTTCGCTCACCAACGAAGCTGGCGACCTGGTGGACGGGCAACTGAGCCCGGACGGTGTCTCCTGGTCATCAGCTGAGCCGCTGGGCTACAACAAGCAGTACACGCTGCACGCCGAAGCGCAGGGGCTAGGCGGAACGACAAGCACCAGCGCAACATTCGAAACCCATTCTCCGGACAACCTGACGATGCCCTACGTGCTGCCCAATAACGGTGAAACCGTGGGTATCGGCCAACCCATCGCGATACGTTTCGACGAGCCCATCATGAATCGCGTCGTCGCCCAGCAAGCCATTACGGTCACCACCAGCCCACCCGTTGAGGGCGCCTTCTACTGGCTGAGTAATCGCGAGGTTCGCTGGCGTCCCGCCGAATACTGGGAGCCCGGAACGAACGTTGAGGTGTCGGTGAAGGCTTACGGTGTCGACTTCGGTGACGGGCTATTCGGCCAGGATGACGTCACCACGCGCTTCACAATAGGCGACCAAATCATTGCCACCGCCGATGACGCCACCAAGACGATGACCGTGCGGCGCAACGGTGAAGTCGTCAAGACCATGCCCATCTCCATGGGCAAAGCCAAAACGCCCACCGACAACGGCGCCTACATCATCGGAGACCGCTACTCATTCCTGGTGATGGATTCGTCCACGTACGGAGTACCCGTCAACTCGCCCGACGGGTACCGCACCGAAGTCGAATGGGCCACACAAATGTCATACAGCGGCATCTACGTGCACTCTGCCCCATGGTCGGTGGGTAGCCAAGGCATCGCCAACGTCAGCCACGGATGCCTGAACGTCAACCCAGCCAATGCACGCTGGTTCTACGACAACACCCGACGCGGCGACATCGTTGAAGTCATCAACACGACTGGCGCCACCCTGTCAGGAACCGACGGCCTCGGCGACTGGAACATCCCCTGGGAGCAATGGAAGGCCGGAAATGCCAACCTCTAG
- a CDS encoding multicopper oxidase family protein, whose amino-acid sequence MTGQHIGTTMLTRRTFIAVTVAGTAALAGCAKPTGETTATNPIAAAEAARPHTGRTVTAALSPGPAEIDLGGTVVRTLAYNHSVPGPLIRANVGDELAITVTNGLDHPSSVHWHGLALRNDMDGAAPATPNIEPSSNFTYRFSSPHPGTYWAHPHTGLDADYGLYLPVVIDDPTESGSHDAEWIVVLDDWTDGIGTSPAQLYDALRPASGAAADSGMPGMEGMPGMSKVPGVGGVGTSALLGGDAGDISYPYYLANGRISTAPTVFTARPGQRVRVRIINAGSDTAFRVALAGHQMTVTHTDGFPVVPTDVDALLVGMGERYDVLVTAGDGVFPLVASAEGKNAVARALLSTGAGTAPGPEFRPPELQRRVGAVEMFTAAPQVVLDSVKTDTTLAAQLSGSMATYDWMINGRPFGDTVPLTVRQAQHATVTFTNTTMMWHPMHLHGHTFQVIKPDGSPGPRKDTVIVLPMQKMTVALVADNPGIWMLHCHNTYHQEAGMMTSLNYTT is encoded by the coding sequence ATGACGGGTCAGCACATCGGCACGACGATGCTGACTAGGCGCACGTTCATCGCCGTCACAGTCGCAGGCACCGCCGCGTTGGCCGGCTGCGCAAAGCCGACCGGGGAGACGACGGCCACCAACCCGATCGCCGCCGCCGAGGCTGCGCGGCCACACACCGGACGCACCGTGACCGCCGCACTATCACCCGGCCCCGCGGAGATCGACCTGGGCGGAACTGTGGTCCGCACGTTGGCGTACAACCATAGCGTCCCCGGTCCGCTGATTCGCGCCAACGTGGGAGACGAGCTGGCGATTACCGTGACCAACGGCCTGGACCACCCGTCCTCGGTGCACTGGCACGGCCTTGCGTTGCGCAACGACATGGACGGCGCGGCTCCGGCGACACCGAACATCGAGCCATCGTCGAACTTCACCTACCGGTTCTCCTCGCCGCACCCTGGCACCTATTGGGCACACCCCCATACCGGCCTCGACGCCGACTATGGGCTCTATCTGCCGGTCGTCATCGACGATCCGACCGAGTCGGGCAGCCATGACGCCGAGTGGATCGTCGTGCTCGACGACTGGACCGACGGCATCGGCACCAGTCCCGCGCAGCTCTACGACGCGCTGCGGCCTGCGTCGGGGGCGGCCGCAGATAGTGGAATGCCCGGAATGGAGGGGATGCCGGGAATGTCAAAGGTTCCGGGGGTGGGCGGGGTCGGCACCAGCGCACTGCTCGGAGGAGACGCCGGGGACATCAGTTACCCCTATTATCTGGCGAACGGCCGGATATCCACGGCGCCGACCGTTTTCACCGCTCGGCCCGGGCAGCGGGTCCGGGTCCGAATCATCAACGCCGGCTCCGACACCGCATTCCGGGTGGCCCTGGCCGGGCATCAGATGACCGTCACCCATACCGACGGCTTCCCCGTCGTGCCGACCGACGTGGACGCGCTGTTGGTCGGCATGGGCGAGCGCTACGACGTGCTCGTCACCGCCGGTGACGGGGTGTTCCCGCTTGTGGCGTCAGCTGAGGGGAAGAACGCTGTAGCGCGAGCCTTGCTGTCGACCGGTGCGGGCACCGCACCCGGTCCGGAATTCAGGCCGCCCGAACTGCAGCGCCGGGTGGGCGCGGTGGAGATGTTCACAGCGGCCCCGCAGGTCGTCCTGGATTCAGTCAAGACCGATACCACGCTGGCGGCCCAACTTTCAGGCAGCATGGCAACCTACGACTGGATGATCAACGGCCGACCGTTCGGTGACACCGTTCCGCTAACTGTACGTCAGGCCCAGCATGCGACGGTGACATTCACCAACACCACGATGATGTGGCATCCCATGCACCTACATGGCCACACCTTCCAGGTGATCAAGCCCGATGGCAGCCCCGGGCCACGCAAGGACACCGTCATCGTCTTGCCGATGCAGAAGATGACGGTGGCCCTCGTCGCCGACAATCCCGGAATCTGGATGCTGCACTGCCACAACACCTATCACCAGGAAGCCGGCATGATGACGAGCCTGAACTACACGACCTAA
- a CDS encoding NUDIX domain-containing protein, whose amino-acid sequence MSAAAYPCSPCVAPLQSPAERLEALRATVRNEPDPLVTVTHLLHLCRDEHRVLWEQVGSPSIRATIENELAALRTQIRSRPATATLDAWVREALAQALRPVGGAAPVAIAHGLAQLLDERYGDFFTDSFRRRSPYQPGVGDPVPLGGPDIRAVLDMRPTSPPWRLANRLDETRRVRLAGGWATQFRIVFDYSLFDTLNGVITADTIIATCHPNRTLTEFNLPPDTTQPTYPVAPGDLVQQRCHLERLIGLAGDAGASIVVLPELCLTEALAAELQDWVRRTDGPRLLVAGSYHHADGVPVRRRNTAITWIRGLDRPLTHDKHSPAQQPILEDIQPQGWPEIRVYVGADGWHLVIALCRDLLNPEAVHTLAEIGANLVLVPAMSESLAPFTGQIAHLVSSGQALVALANNPADWAGTGAEPPHRAARALFGHPGLGQQTRLVSSPDAAPGVATLSVRSGMIDWISAHCPDAPAPASADQSLVPLPGWAARLAANVRRYRQPEQQPPEPVTLRRAAVLVLLTDGATGPTVLLTERAADLRDYPGRLVFPGGVSDPQDTNAVSTALRETREEVGLDPGSVQILGVLPALVLQP is encoded by the coding sequence ATGAGCGCGGCAGCCTATCCCTGCTCGCCGTGCGTGGCGCCGCTGCAGTCCCCGGCTGAGCGGCTGGAGGCCTTGCGTGCAACCGTCCGAAACGAGCCTGATCCGCTGGTGACAGTCACCCACCTGCTTCACCTGTGTCGTGACGAGCACCGGGTGCTCTGGGAACAGGTGGGCAGCCCAAGCATCCGGGCAACAATCGAAAACGAGCTTGCTGCCCTGCGCACGCAAATCAGATCCCGCCCCGCTACGGCGACCCTGGACGCGTGGGTCCGTGAGGCTTTGGCCCAGGCGCTGCGACCCGTCGGTGGGGCCGCGCCAGTGGCGATCGCGCATGGACTCGCTCAGTTGCTCGATGAGCGCTACGGAGACTTCTTCACCGACTCATTCCGTCGGCGCAGCCCCTACCAGCCCGGGGTGGGTGACCCTGTTCCCCTCGGCGGTCCCGATATCCGCGCGGTGCTGGATATGCGACCCACCTCACCGCCGTGGCGGCTCGCGAACCGGCTCGATGAGACGCGCCGCGTCCGGCTGGCCGGCGGGTGGGCGACACAGTTCCGAATCGTGTTCGACTACAGCCTGTTCGACACCCTAAACGGCGTGATCACGGCCGACACCATCATTGCGACCTGCCACCCCAATCGGACTCTCACCGAATTCAATCTGCCCCCCGACACGACACAGCCCACCTATCCGGTGGCACCCGGAGATCTCGTCCAGCAACGCTGCCACCTCGAACGGCTCATCGGCCTCGCCGGCGACGCGGGTGCCTCCATCGTGGTGCTGCCCGAGCTGTGCCTCACCGAGGCGCTAGCCGCAGAGTTGCAGGACTGGGTCCGCCGCACCGACGGCCCCCGACTCTTGGTCGCCGGCAGCTACCACCACGCCGATGGTGTGCCGGTTCGGCGGCGCAACACCGCGATCACCTGGATTCGGGGACTTGACCGACCGTTGACCCACGACAAGCATTCGCCCGCCCAGCAGCCGATCCTGGAAGACATCCAGCCGCAGGGTTGGCCGGAAATACGGGTCTACGTCGGTGCCGACGGATGGCACCTGGTGATCGCGCTCTGCCGTGACCTGCTCAATCCAGAGGCGGTGCACACACTCGCAGAAATCGGGGCGAACCTGGTGCTGGTGCCGGCGATGAGCGAGAGCCTGGCGCCCTTCACCGGCCAAATCGCGCACCTGGTCAGTTCCGGACAGGCCCTCGTTGCCCTGGCCAACAACCCCGCCGACTGGGCAGGCACGGGTGCCGAGCCGCCGCACCGTGCAGCCCGCGCGCTGTTCGGCCATCCCGGGCTGGGCCAGCAAACCCGCTTAGTGTCCTCGCCAGACGCCGCTCCTGGGGTGGCGACGCTGAGCGTGCGCTCGGGGATGATTGACTGGATCAGTGCACACTGCCCGGACGCGCCCGCCCCGGCGTCCGCGGACCAATCACTCGTCCCTCTCCCGGGGTGGGCCGCCCGGCTCGCGGCCAACGTGCGCCGCTACCGGCAGCCCGAACAACAGCCGCCCGAGCCGGTTACTCTGCGGCGGGCCGCGGTGCTCGTGCTACTCACCGACGGAGCTACTGGCCCCACCGTGCTACTCACCGAACGTGCCGCCGATTTGCGCGACTACCCTGGCCGTCTGGTATTCCCTGGCGGCGTAAGCGACCCACAGGACACCAACGCGGTGTCTACCGCCTTGCGCGAAACCCGCGAGGAGGTCGGGCTGGACCCCGGCAGCGTCCAGATCCTCGGGGTCCTGCCCGCCCTAGTACTACAGCCGTAG